The following are encoded in a window of Strigops habroptila isolate Jane chromosome 9, bStrHab1.2.pri, whole genome shotgun sequence genomic DNA:
- the BNC1 gene encoding zinc finger protein basonuclin-1: MNLSIKSLQFGDVHAIRCTLVNCSCQCFKPGKIYQRQCDQCRHGWVAHALSKLRIPNLYPSSQVEIVQSNVVFDISSLMLYGTQAIPVRLKILLDRLFSVLKQEEVIQILHALDWTLQDYIRGYVLQDASGKVLDHWSIMTTEEELATLQQFLRFGETKSIVELMAIQEKEGQSIIIPPPTANLDIRAFIESCNQHSPNFSASLDKISPTNIHPFENIVNNMAFMLPFQFFSPVPPPLIGSPPERHLIEQGQDHSNETKQDVQIPFSESSFLTSSSAPFQVENERSINGPDVTTKTEDDALLSDSSSHNAAAKLEMTALSPENKMKSVEKNGAGPRKGRVFCTACEKTFYDKGTLKIHYNAVHLKIKHKCTIEGCNMVFSSLRSRNRHSANPNPRLHMPMNRNNRDKDLRNGLTIAGPGDSKRTEFTILAPDSRTITSYASSCTDAKGQAGFPSIGQNGVLFPNLKTVQPVLPFYRSPVTPAELANTPGTLPSLPLVSSSIPEQLVSNELPFDMLPKKKSRKSSMPIKIEKEAVETPNESSDVASSEDDTRLQVVSDGELETCEHKIEKRVTDRVEKHPHSGNSWKSVSGVEGPKYFESVFAPNNIKDISENELHHYEKEVKPEENQPLKIVSHEIMYEDPKHHHNDVIKPMTEPPMYIKEQSKRRIPKDDCPELQHHLLTGGFFSTLSNRGAAIPCFEDSKDMDHVSQHALGIQKEESRFHCDICKKTFKNPYSVKMHFKNVHLKEMHICTVEGCNAAFPSRRSRDRHSSNLNLHHKLLTKDTLEFNNHFNATYLLKDMAKEFCQDVSLKQHVGHTSVIFKGMNRTGSFVFPMSKIREPCSESYGYDPSNDGTVLDLSTTSSIKSESSAHSSWDSDGGSEICTMPLDDSDESCEGPSLMPNDELYQDCTLIEKANQNFTNLPSSLPITCHICQKTYSNKGTFRAHYKTVHLRQLHKCKVPGCNTMFSSVRSRNRHSQNPNLHKSLAGSPTSLQ; this comes from the exons ATGAATCTCAGCATCAAGTCACTGCAGTTTGGAGATGTGCAT GCTATCCGATGCACTCTCGTGAACTGTAGTTGTCAGTGTTTCAAACCGGGGAAAATATATCAGCGACAATGTGACCAGTGCCGGCATGGATGGGTAGCACATG cccTGAGCAAATTAAGGATTCCCAACCTCTACCCATCAAGCCAGGTAGAAATAGTTCAATCCAATGTCGTCTTTGATATCAGTAGCCTCATGTTGTATGGAACCCAAGCCATTCCTGTGCGCCTCAAAATTCTGCTGGATCGGCTTTTCAGTGTACTGAAGCAGGAAGAAGTGATACAGATTCTCCATGCCCTGGATTGGACACTACAGGATTATATACGTGGATATGTGCTACAG GATGCTTCAGGAAAGGTGCTGGATCACTGGAGCATCATGACCACTGAAGAAGAACTGGCTACTCTGCAGCAGTTTCTTCGTTTTGGAGAAACTAAGTCCATTGTAGAGTTAATGGCAATTCAAGAGAAAGAAGGGCAGTCCATTATAATACCACCACCAACTGCCAATTTGGATATTAGGGCATTCATTGAGAGCTGCAATCAACACAGTCctaatttttctgcttccttggACAAAATTAGTCCCACCAACATTCATCCCTTTGAGAATATTGTAAATAACATGGCTTTCATGCTgccatttcagtttttcagtccAGTGCCTCCACCTTTGATAGGTTCACCACCAGAAAGACATTTGATTGAGCAAGGTCAAGACCACAGCAATGAAACTAAACAAGATGTTCAGATaccattttctgaaagcagcttCTTAACTTCTAGTTCTGCACCATTTCAAGTTGAAAATGAGAGGAGCATAAATGGTCCAGATGTCACCACTAAAACAGAAGATGATGCCCTTTTAAGTGATTCCAGTTCACAtaatgcagcagcaaagcttgAAATGACAGCACTAtctccagaaaacaaaatgaaatctgttgAAAAGAATGGCGCTGGGCCAAGGAAAGGGCGTGTTTTCTGCACTGCAtgtgaaaagacattttatgaCAAAGGtactttgaaaatacattacAATGCTGTTCATCTGAAGATAAAGCACAAATGCACAATTGAGGGCTGCAATATGGTGTTTAGCTCTCTGCGTAGTCGAAATCGTCATAGTGCAAATCCTAACCCCAGACTCCATATGCCAATGAATAGAAATAACAGGGATAAAGATCTAAGAAATGGTTTGACCATTGCTGGACCTGGAGATAGTAAAAGGACAGAATTTACAATTCTAGCTCCGGATAGCAGAACTATTACCAGCTACGCCAGCTCTTGTACAGATGCAAAGGGTCAGGCTGGATTTCCCAGTATTGGACAGAATGGTGTTCTCTTTCCAAACCTGAAGACGGTACAGcctgttcttcctttttaccGTAGTCCAGTCACACCAGCTGAGCTTGCTAATACTCCAGGtactcttccttctctgcctcttgtTTCCTCCTCTATACCAGAGCAGCTTGTTTCAAATGAATTGCCATTTGACATGCTACCCAAGAAGAAATCTCGTAAATCAAGCATGCCTATTAAGAtagaaaaagaagctgttgaGACACCAAATGAAAGTAGTGATGTTGCCAGTTCTGAAGATGATACACGCCTGCAAGTGGTAAGCGACGGAGAGCTTGAGACCTGTGAGCATAAGATAGAGAAGCGGGTGACCGACAGGGTGGAAAAGCACCCCCATTCAGGTAATTCATGGAAATCTGTCTCTGGGGTAGAGGGCCCAAAGTATTTTGAATCTGTCTTTGCGCCAAATAACATCAAGGATATCTCTGAGAATGAATTGCATCATTATGAGAAAGAGGttaaaccagaagaaaaccaaccatTAAAGATAGTTTCCCATGAGATTATGTATGAAGAtccaaaacaccaccacaatgATGTTATAAAACCAATGACTGAACCCCCCATGTATATTAAAGAGCAGTCAAAGCGCAGGATTCCTAAAGATGACTGCCCTGAATTGCAACACCACTTGCTGACCGGGGGCTTTTTCAGCACTTTGTCAAACAGGGGTGCTGCCATTCCTTGTTTTGAAGACTCTAAAGATATGGATCATGTCAGTCAACATGCACTAGGGattcagaaggaagaaagccGCTTTCATTGTGACATCTGTAAGAAGACTTTTAAAAACCCTTACAgtgtaaaaatgcattttaaaaatgtacatcTCAAAGAAATGCATATTTGCACAGTTGAGGGCTGTaatgctgctttcccttctcgTAGAAGTCGAGACAG ACATAGTTCAAACCTAAATCTTCATCATAAGCTTCTGACTAAAGATACACTGGAATTCAACAACCATTTCAATGCAACATACCTCTTGAAAGACATGGCTAAGGAGTTTTGCCAAGATGTCTCTTTAAAACAACATGTTGGACATACTTCTGTAATCTTCAAAGGAATGAACAGAACAGGCAGCTTCGTTTTTCCAATGAGCAAAATTAGAGAACCCTGTTCTGAGAGTTATGGATACGATCCATCGAATGATGGAACTGTTCTGGATCTAAGCACTACTTCCAGCATTAAATCTGAGAGCAGTGCTCATTCTTCTTGGGATTCTGACGGAGGAAGTGAAATATGCACCATGCCCTTGGATGATAGTGATGAAAGCTGTGAAGGACCCAGCCTAATGCCCAATGATGAACTCTACCAAGACTGTACTTTAATTGAGAAAGCTAATCAAAACTTTACAAATTTACCTTCCAGTTTGCCAATAACTTGTCATATATGTCAAAAAACTTACAGTAATAAAGGAACTTTCAGGGCTCATTACAAAACTGTGCATCTCCGCCAGCTCCACAAATGTAAAGTCCCAGGTTGCAACACCATGTTTTCATCTGTTCGCAGTCGGAACAGGCACAGTCAAAACCCTAACCTGCACAAAAGTCTGGCTGGGTCACCAACTAGCCTACAGTAA